A genomic region of Dunckerocampus dactyliophorus isolate RoL2022-P2 chromosome 10, RoL_Ddac_1.1, whole genome shotgun sequence contains the following coding sequences:
- the ncbp2as2 gene encoding protein NCBP2AS2 — protein sequence MLSRMLLSLLNNLHVVEKLAESRPIRRAAQITAYAITKAQIAGRDASQRVLRSQTLRQVREEAGKVPGDMEDVGRRIRKVRETFVKEVKIGWKDGSRQIKK from the coding sequence ATGCTATCTCGAATGCTACTGTCGCTGCTCAACAACCTTCACGTTGTTGAGAAGCTTGCTGAATCTCGCCCGATCCGCAGGGCAGCACAAATTACAGCCTACGCCATCACCAAGGCTCAGATAGCCGGTAGGGACGCATCGCAGCGAGTCCTGCGGTCCCAGACGCTGCGACAGGTCCGAGAAGAGGCTGGCAAGGTACCCGGGGACATGGAGGACGTCGGCAGGCGAATCAGGAAAGTCCGAGAGACATTTGTGAAGGAAGTGAAGATTGGCTGGAAAGATGGATCCCGCCAGATTAAGAAATAA